The segment CTATTGATATGGAATCATTTGCGATAGCAGAACAGGCTTATGCTATGGGTGTTCCTTTTGCTGTTATCAGGAGTATTTCCGACGGCGTGGAAGAGGATGTGGAAATAAACGAAAAAATGGTAACAAAAGGAGGAAATATTAACATCCCTGCTACGGCATTCCATATACTCAATAAACCGCATCATATCCCAACCCTGAACCGGTTGCGTAAACAAACAAAGTTAGCTGCCAATACCCTGTCATTGTTCCTTCCGGATTTTATTACACTCGTATATGATTTCTATCTCATATAAAAACTATGAAAGGTATATTCGATAAATACACACAGGGGAGGGATCAGGTGATACATGCAGATTGAGTGTTGCAAAAATTCATAAGTTTTCCGGAAGTTTTCTGTATTATGCCTTGATATACAGATGCTGACTTTTTCTTAAAATTTTCTAGTTCCGGCTTGATCCGGTCAGAGGAGAAGAAATGCCATTACCAACAATTGAGTGGGAGGGTGATATCAATGGACGTGTTCGGCTTATTGATCAGACCCTCCTGCCTGCAGAATTAAAATTTGTTTATTGCGAAGACCTTAAAAGTATCTGGCATGCGATTAAAACACTTATGGTGAGAGGCGCACCGGCAATTGGTATTGCAGGCGCCATGGGTGTGATTCTGGGTATAAAGGAATCGCAAACCAATGATACTGATAGTTTTTTCAAGGATCTCAGACAGGTAGCTACGTACCTGAGTTCATCAAGACCTACCGCTGTTAATCTTTTCTGGGGAATTGCCCGTATGGAACGCCTTGCACAGAAAAATAAAAACAAACCCGTCCGGGAGATAAAAGAATTGCTCCTGCAGGAGGCAATCAGGATACAGGAAGAGGATAAGATAATCTGCAGGAAAATCGGTGAGAATGGAGCAGGATTTATTGGTGATAATGACGGCATACTGACCCATTGTAATGCCGGGGGGCTTGCTACTGCTGATTACGGAACAGCACTGGCCGTTCTTTTTAAGGCGAAAGAACAAGGCAAACATATGAGGGTATATGCAGATGAAACCCGCCCTCTGTTACAGGGAGCGAGACTAACGGCCTGGGAACTCATGCATGCAGGGATTGATGTTACCCTGATCTGTGATAACATGGCGGCACATGTGATGAAACAGAGAAAGGTTCAGTGTGTAATTGTAGGTGCTGACCGAATCGCGGCGAATGGTGATACTGCCAATAAAATCGGTACGTATGGTGTTTCTATTTTAGCGAAAGAACATGGAATCCCCTTCTATGTTGCAGCGCCTGTTTCAACGTTTGATTTAGAGATAAAATCGGGAAATGATATCCCTATTGAAGAACGTTCACCCGGTGAAGTCACCGATGGATTTGGCAAAAAAACCGCACCCGAAGGAATTAAGGTATTCAATCCGGCCTTTGATGTTACCCCTGCAAAAAACATCACGGCTATTATCACGGAAAAGGGCGTAATTAATCAACCCTCTCATAAAAATATCCAGAAACTCCTGGGAACAAATGTTTCGTTATAAGCAATCAAAAAATTAGGAGAGGTTTCCATGTACACACAGGGAAGTACCTTACAAATATTGTTAACAAGTATTGCTTTCGTATTCTTCCTTATCAGTTGCGGCAGTGACCGTGTTCATATAGGGTTCAGGACCTCACCGGACATCTATGTTGAAGACTCCAGAACGGATCCGGATAAATTAAGCAGGGAGCTCGAACACGATCTGAGAGAGGCTGAGAAAAAGCGCCGGCAAAAGGAACGTGAAGCGGCTGCCAAAACTGAGGCAGAAACACAGCAAAAGGTACAAAAACAGACAATACCTGAAGAAGAAAGAGTAATGCTTCCGGAAGAAACAATGCCCGAAAAAGAGTAACAGCAAACATTCGGTATAAACAAACACCCCTACTTCCACCTTTTAAAGCGAAAGTAGGGGTTAGAAAAATTCCTCTGTATTTTATTAACAGTATTTTTATCGTATTGCCATAATCAGCCCGATGAATCTTTTGTCTCAGTCATTACAATTATTTTTACAAAATGATATGTTGCTTTCAATGATTTTTTATGTAATAAAATTATAAATTGTTTTTTTCTTTCTTATCAAACATATAACAACTCATTCCAAAAGCATCTGCCACTGCCTTGTTTGTCAGATACCCTTTTACCATGTTTATTCCTTTCATGATGGAGAGGTTTTCCTGTGCAGCACGTTCATATCCTTTATCTGCGATCTCCAGGGCATATGGCAATGTTACATTCGTTAGCGCCTTTGTTGACGTGCATCCTACCGCACCAGGCATGTTTGTAACGCAGTAATGGATAATATTATCTACTGTGTAAACAGGGTTCCTGTGAGTAGTGGGTCTGCTCGTCTCTATACAACCCCCCTGATCAATTGCCACGTCGATAATTACCGCCCCTGTTTTCATGGTTTGAATCATATCTTTTGTTACCACACGGGGCGCCAGTGCCCCTTCAATGAGTACCGCACCAATTAAAAGATCTGCATCTTCGACCCTTTCCCGGATGTTCTGAATGTTTGACATGAGTGTCACTACATTTTCAGGCATGATATCATCCAGGTATCTTAGCCGGTCCATATTGATATCGAGGATTGTTACGCTGGCACCAAGTCCTGCCGCCACCTTGGCAGCATTGGTACCTACAACCCCGCCGCCGATAATTACTACATTTGCGGGCGCTACTCCCGGCACCCCACCGAGAAGTATGCCGCGTCCCTGCATGGGTTTCTCCAGATACTTTGCTCCTTCCTGTATAGACATCCTCCCTGCTACTTCACTCATAGGCGTCAGGATCGGATGACGGCCCAGCTCATCACGGATTGTTTCGTAAGCGATGGCAGTTACCTTTGCCTTCAGGAGTGTATCTGTTAATTCCCTGGAAGCAGCAAAATGGAAAAAGGTAAAAACGGTCTGTTCTTTCTGTAAAAGAGGATATTCTTCCGGTAATGGCTCTTTCACCTTCATGATGAGCTGTGCCTGTTCATAAATCTTTCCGGGATTGACGATTAATCCTGCACCGGCCTTTTTATATTCCAAATCAGAAATACCACTTCCCAGTCCAGCCCCCTCTTCTACCAGAACCGTATGTCCCCGTTTTACCATTTCCTCTACACCTACAGGAATAAGAGCAACCCGGTATTCATCAGACTTTATTTCCTTCGGTACGCCCACAATCATATGAATTTTCTCTTCAAAAAGGTTATAGTCTCTGATAAAATCACTATTACGTTTAATCTGTGAAAACGATTGATTTTATCCGTCAGGCAGACAATATATGCACAGCTTCATGGTCGGACACGAATCACAGTTCCTGCTTCCGTGAGGAAACGTACTTCTTTTCGTAGTTTATCGTTGCCGTAATTTTTGTCAAGCGAAATTGTAATGATACTTTCTGGCATCAAGTAAATCCCGCTAAAAATATGAGAACTTGTGCTTTCATTACCCTTGGGTGTAAAGTTAACCAATACGAGACCCAGGCTATCCGTGAATCCCTTGCTGCTAAAGGCCTCGTAGAAACGAGTCCTGAAGATAGCGCGGATATTTATGTAATTAATACCTGTACCGTTACCTCATTGAGCGAAGAGAAATCGCGCCAGTATATTAAGAAAGTAAGAAGAAAAAATCCTGAAGCAAAGGTTGTGGTTACCGGCTGCTATGCTGAGGCAGATACCGAAATACTAAAAAGAACCGAAGGGGTGGATTATGTAATCACAAAGGCTGAAGAATCACAGCTGGCCGAAATTATTAAAGATTTTCATGACAGCAATTCCGCCGGGAAGCTGGCAGAAGATTCTATCTATAACCTTAAAATAAGCCATTTTGCAGGCCATACAAGGGCGTTTTTAAAGATTGAGGATGGATGTGATATGTATTGTTCGTACTGCATCATCCCTTATGTCCGGGGAGGCATAAAAAGCAGAAAACCAAAGGAGATTAAAGAAGAAGCTGAACGTCTGATCCGGAATGGCTATAAGGAGGTTATACTGACAGGTATCCATTTAGGGGCGTATGGCAGGGATACGGAAGGACGCTGCCGGTTAGCGGATGTTATCTTAATGCTGAATGATTTGCCGGGTCTGGAGCGGATCCGCCTGAGTTCAATCGATGTGAATGACATAACAGGGGATGTAATTGATCTCGTCTCTCGTTCGAAAAAAATCTGTCCCCATTTTCATATACCCCTGCAGAGCGGAGACGATTTTATTCTGAAGAGGATGAACAGAAAATATACCGCATCGCATTATCTGGAAATAATTAATACTATCAAATCAAAGATCGAATTACCTTCATTTACCACAGATATTATGGTAGGGTTCCCTGGAGAAAAGGATATCCATTTTCAAAACACCCTTCAGGTATGTGAAAAAGCCGGATTTAGCCGTATCCATATATTCCCTTTTAGTGTGCGAAAGGGTACACCGGCAGCGAAAATGCCGGATCATTGCCACCCTCAGACTATAAAAGACAGAAAAGCAAAGATATCAAATATTGCAAATAATTTATCTCTCGCTTATAAAAAACAGTTTTTACAAAAGCAGGCAGAGGTACTTGTGGAAACAGAAAGGGATCCAACGACGAATAAATTATGCGGTTATTCCGAACGATACCTCAAGGTTTTCTTTGATGGTCCGGATACGATAAAAAATACTATTGTTCCGGTACGAATACAGGAGGTAACCCCTTTATTGGTAACGGGAGATATCTGACGTTCCCCTTTAAACGAACAATACACACTGAAAAAACTATGAGGTCAAGCCATCAAAAAATCATGCAGCGTGGCCGGGGCGTTTTCAGGAAGAATGGAAAGGAATTTCAAAATACCGCCGTAATGAAAAACAAGAAATCCTCTTGTTGTATAAAGACACTGTATAATTTTCCTGCAGGTTGCTCTATGAAACACCTATACCCCGCAATTGGACATAAAAAGGGATAAAAATGTCATGGCGAAGAGAAACAGAAGCAATCTCAAAAAAACGGTTAATCCCGTTTCATTCTTAATAACCCTTAAGAGGTATTTTAGGATGAAAAGCTTGTACAGGTACTTTATGATTTTCAACTTTGCAATCTGGGGATTTTCATCCCTGCCGTATGATGTTTTTGCCATGGGGGATGCCTCAAAATTCACCTTTGCACAGTTGGAATATTCGCAGGGAAACTGGAATCCCCGTCCCAATGCAGGAAAACGTCTTATGTGGGAACTTATGAAACGCACTAGTGTTGAGGCGCACATTGATATTGTCACTCTTCGGGTAGATAACACTACTATTTTTGAATATCCATTCCTTTATATGGCAGGCGATGCCGAATTTCCGCCTCTCAGCGAAAAAGAGATAAACAATCTGAAACTGTATCTGGAATTCGGCGGCACACTCTTTATTGATGATAGCCTGGGAAAAACCGGTTTCGGATTTGATACATCTGTCCGGCGTGAAATAAAAAGATTATTTCCCGATAAAATCCTGGAAAAGTTACCATCTGATCATACGGTATTTAAATCATTTTATTTGCTGAACCAGGCATACGGCAGGGTTATCGAAAAAACCTACCTGGAAGGTATATCAATCGGAAACCGGACAGTCATTATCTATTCGCAGAATGATCTGGGAGGCGCCTGGGCGAAAGATCCACTTGGGAAATGGGAATATGAGGTACTTCCGGGAGGAGAAACACAAAGGGCTATGGCGTTCCGGCTCGGCGTAAACATTATCATGTACGCCCTCACCGGGAACTATAAACAGGATCAGGTACATCTGCCATTTATCTTAAAAAGACAAATGTAATTTTTAAAAGAAAAATTACTAACGAAAACAGGATGAGCATGACGGGGTAGGTACTTGTTTTCTTTGCCCTGTCCATCTTATCTTCAGCATAAAAAAGGATATGGAAAATTTTATAAAGTGGAACGTTTCTTTTACCGGCATTGAAAACACCGGCTTGCGGGTAATAGTAATATTGGCAGCAATTGCCGCATGCTATTTTTCCTGGTATGGCATCAAGGCCGTCCATCCCGTGAGAAAACGATGGTTACTTCTAGCACTCCGGTTTACTGCGATCCTGCTTATGAGTATCCTCCTCCTTCAGCCTCAGATAGAGCAAAAGGAGGTGGTAAGATTACGGAACAAGGTTGCGTGCTTACTGGATAACTCAAAAAGCATGACTCTGAAAGGAGGCGATACCGGAATTGCGAGATACAGGCTTGTGAATGACTTCTTTAAAGACAATGCCTCTTTTATAAATCAATTACACAAAAACTTTGACGTCGACTATCTCACCTTTTCTGATATCCTTAAGGAGATTTCCTACCATGATGTCGAAAGAGGATTTGTTTTTGATGGTGAAAATACCGATTTTGCACAAATGCTCAAACTCCTGAAAAAACGCTATGATGGCAAATCTGTCATGGGGTATCTGATTTTTTCCGATGGTGCAGATACGGTTGAGCTTCCTTCCAATGTAAATAAGCCCGATATTATCTCAAAGCTTACAAAGGACCTCTCCGCTCCGTTTTTCACGTTTTCCCCTTCCGACACTCTGAAAGTAAAAGACATTGCTATCAGCAATATTTCCTACGATAGTTTTACCTTTGTAAGAAGTCCATGGAAGGCCGAAGTTACCGTAAAAGTTTTCGGATACAAGGATTTAAAGCTTCCCGTTACCCTGAAGCAAGGGAAAGATATTATTTCTTCACGGGTGCTGGATATTAGCGAAGGAGAACTTCATATAGATTTATCATTTACCCCGTATACAACGGGAACATTCCTCTATACCATATCCATTCCTGTTCAGCCAGGCGAATCAATTACGGAAAACAATCAGGTGAGTTTTCTGGTAAAGGTCGTACGCGATAAGATCCGGGTCATGCATGTTTGCGGCCGCCCTTCCTGGGATGAACGTTTTTTAAGGCGTGTCCTCAAGAGCGATCCGAATATAGATCTTATATCCTTTTTTATTTTGCGAACGCCAACGGATACTTCTGAAGCACGGAATGAAGAACTCAGCCTGATTCCTTTTCCGGTTGACGAATTGTTCACACAGGCACTGAACAGTTTCGATCTGATTATCTTTCAGAATTTTGATTACAGGCCATATGATACATCCTTCTTCCGTTTTTCTCACTATTTACAAAACCTTCGAAGGTTCGTCACAGAACAGGGAGGTGGCTTCGTAATGGTTGGCGGTG is part of the Candidatus Jettenia sp. AMX2 genome and harbors:
- the ald gene encoding alanine dehydrogenase — encoded protein: MIVGVPKEIKSDEYRVALIPVGVEEMVKRGHTVLVEEGAGLGSGISDLEYKKAGAGLIVNPGKIYEQAQLIMKVKEPLPEEYPLLQKEQTVFTFFHFAASRELTDTLLKAKVTAIAYETIRDELGRHPILTPMSEVAGRMSIQEGAKYLEKPMQGRGILLGGVPGVAPANVVIIGGGVVGTNAAKVAAGLGASVTILDINMDRLRYLDDIMPENVVTLMSNIQNIRERVEDADLLIGAVLIEGALAPRVVTKDMIQTMKTGAVIIDVAIDQGGCIETSRPTTHRNPVYTVDNIIHYCVTNMPGAVGCTSTKALTNVTLPYALEIADKGYERAAQENLSIMKGINMVKGYLTNKAVADAFGMSCYMFDKKEKNNL
- the mtaB gene encoding tRNA (N(6)-L-threonylcarbamoyladenosine(37)-C(2))-methylthiotransferase MtaB produces the protein MRTCAFITLGCKVNQYETQAIRESLAAKGLVETSPEDSADIYVINTCTVTSLSEEKSRQYIKKVRRKNPEAKVVVTGCYAEADTEILKRTEGVDYVITKAEESQLAEIIKDFHDSNSAGKLAEDSIYNLKISHFAGHTRAFLKIEDGCDMYCSYCIIPYVRGGIKSRKPKEIKEEAERLIRNGYKEVILTGIHLGAYGRDTEGRCRLADVILMLNDLPGLERIRLSSIDVNDITGDVIDLVSRSKKICPHFHIPLQSGDDFILKRMNRKYTASHYLEIINTIKSKIELPSFTTDIMVGFPGEKDIHFQNTLQVCEKAGFSRIHIFPFSVRKGTPAAKMPDHCHPQTIKDRKAKISNIANNLSLAYKKQFLQKQAEVLVETERDPTTNKLCGYSERYLKVFFDGPDTIKNTIVPVRIQEVTPLLVTGDI
- a CDS encoding DUF4159 domain-containing protein yields the protein MIFNFAIWGFSSLPYDVFAMGDASKFTFAQLEYSQGNWNPRPNAGKRLMWELMKRTSVEAHIDIVTLRVDNTTIFEYPFLYMAGDAEFPPLSEKEINNLKLYLEFGGTLFIDDSLGKTGFGFDTSVRREIKRLFPDKILEKLPSDHTVFKSFYLLNQAYGRVIEKTYLEGISIGNRTVIIYSQNDLGGAWAKDPLGKWEYEVLPGGETQRAMAFRLGVNIIMYALTGNYKQDQVHLPFILKRQM
- a CDS encoding glutamine amidotransferase, which produces MENFIKWNVSFTGIENTGLRVIVILAAIAACYFSWYGIKAVHPVRKRWLLLALRFTAILLMSILLLQPQIEQKEVVRLRNKVACLLDNSKSMTLKGGDTGIARYRLVNDFFKDNASFINQLHKNFDVDYLTFSDILKEISYHDVERGFVFDGENTDFAQMLKLLKKRYDGKSVMGYLIFSDGADTVELPSNVNKPDIISKLTKDLSAPFFTFSPSDTLKVKDIAISNISYDSFTFVRSPWKAEVTVKVFGYKDLKLPVTLKQGKDIISSRVLDISEGELHIDLSFTPYTTGTFLYTISIPVQPGESITENNQVSFLVKVVRDKIRVMHVCGRPSWDERFLRRVLKSDPNIDLISFFILRTPTDTSEARNEELSLIPFPVDELFTQALNSFDLIIFQNFDYRPYDTSFFRFSHYLQNLRRFVTEQGGGFVMVGGDISFSQGGYDGTAIEDILPLDLNAEKDTIDTSRLKAVLTADGLKHPVTALDENAERNSNIWKDLPELDGCNITTRMKANAVLLAVFPTQGNPPLISVQDTGSGRCMAVTTDSLWRWGFLPVGKGGSNRHYIKFWQNAIKWLIKDPTLNPVRATVNKETFLPNEEIQGKIEVLGRNYQPLEGVQLDIEVTNEFSGKSIFVGNEITGSDGQFRFTLKHGLEGYFIVKAVARKENEEIGQDYTVFNIAVKNKEFNDPSIRSDILAKMAEVSGGKYFHLPTKNAGEKISIENPSVTKLVGKRQISLWDNWYAFTVILTIVSFEWWIRKRSGLS
- the mtnA gene encoding S-methyl-5-thioribose-1-phosphate isomerase, translating into MPLPTIEWEGDINGRVRLIDQTLLPAELKFVYCEDLKSIWHAIKTLMVRGAPAIGIAGAMGVILGIKESQTNDTDSFFKDLRQVATYLSSSRPTAVNLFWGIARMERLAQKNKNKPVREIKELLLQEAIRIQEEDKIICRKIGENGAGFIGDNDGILTHCNAGGLATADYGTALAVLFKAKEQGKHMRVYADETRPLLQGARLTAWELMHAGIDVTLICDNMAAHVMKQRKVQCVIVGADRIAANGDTANKIGTYGVSILAKEHGIPFYVAAPVSTFDLEIKSGNDIPIEERSPGEVTDGFGKKTAPEGIKVFNPAFDVTPAKNITAIITEKGVINQPSHKNIQKLLGTNVSL